One region of Ictalurus punctatus breed USDA103 chromosome 6, Coco_2.0, whole genome shotgun sequence genomic DNA includes:
- the parp14rs1 gene encoding poly(ADP-ribose) polymerase family member 14-related sequence 1 isoform X1, which translates to MDENFPFALIVEGKWDPRTPKLKNKLTIYFQSKKSNGGDCVVQYEVSDGQTATVCFKTEEVRQNVLEKQSHEIKLGKCFVSLSVYLPPTEAKPSQETKSLVNTGQTEELSTKNETKEEEDIGPGEDSEESSHKSAVIKNIQNLKHEFLDMLVENVLRESPESKDVSIEVIPECDCAVVTFTNNKDAVRFIKSCPENSIFKKKNLEISPLEMTTKVQVEDLSDMNSDYIMLYFEKYGEIEGDVEMLEDNESAIITFKVHADVNKVLGKQHQIRKSPIRVFPYYESLGVALYGKERPTLKLPESLIENIDKSVWKYLQEHQKTLDLIMQDMQKHFCHLEFQDPAVRISPLPSILHQGVQTKKLVQMWREKASAEFTTAMSKYKSLEIKIEREAWAELEAEVHKLLSSEPVTLILHKAQGMMIIAGLVEDVRRTGDVAQNTVNRITQKIQRKKSSIEDEISMTRSIYELIMKDGLEYEICSFLPELKLGYNAPSQKLTLFGIKQDVLESKNKILQEVLGLNRRMIELHPSILQFLIMGDIEELTNELFSSKGIRTSLEIKNNQAFLVAKTEKSLKDSEDQLKAQLYHACIDMEDSSVLKMAEWQDLVDSLINTVNSSVMRMLIDTSDSQVVISGFAESVKFVQEQLSDYVLNNSLITTTLHADKIIVNFIKEHKKEDWSEIVKNNVNISFKDDTVSLSGPRFHVSECKLIFENLLSSVYCDIFKVDKPGAKKFFRNKELMIVETAKTKMGCVVKLVDEHELNQISSNITEKIRARTPHGVEIVVNKGDMCVYPVDAIVNAANEKLDLSGGLSKALSDAAGPQLQEECNQMIKIRKQLKPGEAVLTNAGQLPCRHVIHAVGPHYDSSNPQNAVTLLKNAVRRSLNLADREYCQSLAIPAISSGNLGFPLNLCADTIVSALKEFFELLNGDTCLKEIHLIDKNDKTIAALEAAVQNVYGGSSTRQGPAFRGNSRVPQQNPKPSTSSNQGSSQSVKTNEGLTITLATCNIQDTSFDVVVNSVSSDLALNHGAIAQAILAAAGPQIQTLLNQQATGPANNGAVFITSGCNLKNKLVFHAVAPHWNQGKGSAQTLEGIMDECLGQAEQQKQGSIVFPAIGTGNLGFPKALVASIMVESVLKFSKNRTSRHVQNVMFSIHPSDHQTIQAFTDEFNKKFNIQSSLASGSSKGPFSVVTSPKAGIYQTTMGGVVLQVLSGDITKETTDVIVNSSNDNFTLKSGVSKAILDGAGPNVEAECQLLGEQQNNGLIMTQQGNLQCKKIIHVSATSNLATIQKRVKQALKMSVKQGFTSIAFPAFGTGQGGVNAGHVADCMMDAVVDFLTQTPQSSLKMVRIVIFQAPMLVDFHQSMVKREATEKQKNDSTWSKLTSFTKSLFMGSKTKDTKSPQEKDFVIEDKVVTLVCFSICGPSKTHVDETKQFLEKQISEDQAFQHISDSMIHKLSEKDRQRIQELQRTMDVRVKVEHKTQAATAAYSEEVTLTVEGLSRDVLVVVGEINTMLKTTREEVTLKKSMELTAELVDWQYQQSGQFHSFDLATNFQLEKAFSLKSSKQVDITFQKEVYKVSMPEGPAVRASGGNQMEIRRVDKTRDTENFPKEWVVMASNEPHKICPLQISSKEYNDVLGHFRKTCNNNVLKIERIQNPRMWKNYQNNKQHMELMNGHQNNEKMLFHGTREESISHINQNGFNRSYAGKNAAAYGKGTYFALNASYSSSHTYSVPNAQGQKHMYFCRVLTGDYTPGNSTMIDPPPKTANGTDLYDTVVDNTSHPTIFVVFRDYHAYPEYLITFT; encoded by the exons ATGGACGAAAATTTTCCCTTTGCCCTGATCGTGGAGGGAAAATGGGACCCCAGGACCCCCAAGCTGAAAAACAAGCTCACTATTTATTTCCAGAGCAAAAAGTCTAATGGAGGAGACTGTGTGGTACAGTACGAGGTTTCTGACGGCCAGACAGCGACGGTGTGCTTCAAAACGGAAGAAG TGAGACAGAATGTTCTTGAGAAGCAAAGCCATGAAATAAAGCTGGGTAAATGCTTTGTGAGCCTCAGTGTTTATCTTCCTCCGACTGAGGCCAAACCAAGTCAG GAAACAAAGTCTTTGGTTAACACAGGTCAAACAG AAGAATTGTCTACCAAAAATGAAACTAAAGAAGAAGAGGACATTGGGCCGGGTGAAGACAGTGAGGAGTCATCTCACAAATCAGCTGTGATCAAAAACATCCAGAACCTGAAACATGAGTTCCTGGATATGCTGGTAGAGAACGTTCTCAGGGAAAGCCCTGAGTCAAAAGACGTCAGCATAGAAGTCATTCCTGAGTGTGATTGTGCTGTGGTTACTTTTACTAACAACAAAG ATGCAGTACGCTTCATTAAATCTTGCCCAGAGAACTCAATTTTCAAGAAGAAGAATCTGGAAATCAGTCCTCTTGAGATGACTACAAAGGTGCAAGTAGAAGATTTATCAGACATGAACTCTGACTATATCATGCTTTATTTTGAAAAGTATGGTGAAATAGAGGGCGACGTGGAAATGCTTGAAGATAACGAATCGGCTATAATCACTTTTAAAGTTCACGCAG ATGTAAACAAGGTTCTTggaaaacaacatcagattagAAAAAGCCCCATCAGAGTATTTCCATACTACGAATCACTGGGAGTTGCCCTCTATGGTAAAGAGAGACCCACTTTGAAACTCCCAGAATCTTTGATAGAAAATATTGATAAATCTGTCTGGAAATATCTTCAAGAACACCAGAAAACATTGGATCTAATCATGCAAGATATGCAGAAGCATTTCTGCCACTTGGAGTTTCAAGACCCAGCTGTAAGAATCAGTCCTCTACCTTCCATCCTTCATCAAGGTGTACAGACAAAGAAACTTGTCCAGATGTGGAGGGAGAAGGCATCTGCTGAGTTCACTACTGCAATGTCCAAATATAAGTCACTAGAAATCAAGATTGAGAGAGAAGCATGGGCTGAACTAGAAGCAGAAGTCCACAAGCTGTTGTCATCTGAACCTGTAACCTTGATCCTTCACAAAGCTCAAGGAATGATGATCATCGCAGGCCTTGTGGAAGATGTACGCAGAACTGGGGATGTGGCACAGAATACTGTTAACAGGATTACACAAAAAATCCAAAGAAAGAAGAGCAGCATTGAAGATGAGATCTCCATGACTCGATCTATTTATGAGCTCATCATGAAAGATGGTTTGGAGTACGAAATCTGCAGCTTCCTTCCAGAACTGAAGCTGGGTTACAATGCTCCCAGTCAAAAGTTAACTCTTTTTGGGATAAAACAAGACGTTTTGGAGTCAAAGAATAAGATTTTGCAAGAGGTTCTTGGCCTAAATCGGAGAATGATAGAACTCCACCCATCTATTCTGCAGTTTCTGATTATGGGAGACATAGAAGAACTGACCAATGAACTTTTCTCATCCAAGGGAATCCGTACATCATTGGAGATTAAGAACAACCAGGCATTTCTTGTTGCTAAAACAGAGAAGTCCTTGAAAGATAGTGAAGATCAGTTGAAAGCACAATTATATCATGCATGCATTGATATGGAAGATAGCAGTGTGCTCAAGATGGCAGAATGGCAAGATCTTGTTGACAGCTTAATTAACACAGTGAATTCATCAGTTATGAGGATGCTAATAGACACATCAGATAGCCAAGTTGTGATTTCTGGATTTGCTGAATCAGTGAAGTTTGTTCAGGAACAGCTGTCTGATTATGTGCTGAACAATTCTCTCATTACCACAACCCTGCACGCCGATAAGATTATTGTAAATTTTATAAAGGAGCACAAAAAGGAAGATTGGAGTGAAATTGTGAAAAACAATGTAAACATTAGCTTTAAGGATGATACCGTCTCTCTGAGTGGTCCAAGGTTTCATGTCTCTGAGTGTAAACTTATCTTTGAGAATCTACTTTCGTCTGTTTACTGCGACATCTTTAAAGTAGATAAGCCTGGTGCCAAGAAGTTTTTTAGGAATAAGGAATTGATGATTGTTGAAACAGCTAAGACCAAAATGGGGTGTGTTGTCAAGTTGGTAGATGAACATGAGCTGAACCAGATTTCTTCTAACATCACAGAAAAAATAAGAGCTCGTACTCCTCATGGAGTGGAGATTGTAGTCAACAAAGGTGACATGTGCGTCTATCCTGTAGATGCTATAGTGAATGCAGCCAATGAAAAGCTTGACCTCAGTGGAGGTCTATCAAAAGCACTTTCTGATGCTGCAGGACCGCAACTGCAGGAAGAATGTAATCAGATGATTAAAATCCGGAAACAGTTGAAGCCAGGTGAGGCTGTCCTTACTAATGCTGGACAATTGCCTTGCAGGCATGTAATTCATGCAGTAGGACCACACTATGATAGTTCTAACCCTCAGAATGCAGTTACCCTTTTGAAAAATGCTGTAAGAAGGAGTCTGAATCTTGCTGACAGAGAGTATTGCCAGTCATTAGCAATACCAGCCATTAGTTCAGGCAACCTTGGATTCCCACTAAACCTTTGTGCAGACACCATTGTTTCAGCACTGAAAGAATTCTTTGAGCTACTAAATGGAGACACGTGTTTAAAGGAGATCCATCTGATTGACAAAAATGATAAAACCATTGCGGCTTTAGAAGCTGCAGTGCAGAATGTGTATGGGGGCAGTTCCACAAGACAGGGCCCAGCATTCAGGGGTAATTCGAGAGTCCCACAGCAAAACCCCAAACCGTCAACCTCGTCAAACCAAGGATCATCCCAGAGTGTTAAGACGAATGAAGGGTTGACTATTACTCTTGCAACGTGCAACATTCAGGACACTTCG TTCGATGTGGTTGTGAACTCTGTATCATCTGACCTGGCCCTTAACCATGGAGCTATTGCACAAGCCATTCTTGCTGCAGCAGGGCCCCAGATTCAGACACTTCTTAACCAGCAGGCTACAGGACCTGCAAACAATGGAGCAGTCTTCATCACTAGTGGTTGCAATCTAAAAAACAAATTGGTGTTTCATGCTGTTGCCCCACACTGGAACCAGGGAAAAGGATCAGCACAGACG TTGGAAGGCATCATGGATGAATGCTTAGGTCAGGCAGAACAACAGAAGCAGGGGTCTATTGTGTTCCCTGCTATTGGAACAGGGAACTTGGGATTTCCAAAGGCGTTGGTGGCTTCCATTATGGTGGAATCAGTTCTTAAGTTTAGCAAAAACAGGACTTCACGTCATGTACAAAACGTGATGTTTTCAATCCATCCCAGTGACCATCAAACCATCCAG GCTTTTACAGATGAATTCAACAAAAAGTTTAACATCCAGTCATCCTTAGCAAGTGGCTCCAGCAAAG GCCCGTTTTCAGTGGTCACCTCACCAAAGGCAGGGATTTATCAGACTACGATGGGAGGAGTTGTGCTTCAGGTTCTCAGTGGTGACATCACTAAGGAGACAACTGATGTCATTGTAAACTCAAGCAATGACAATTTCACACTAAAGTCAG GTGTCTCAAAGGCTATTTTAGATGGAGCAGGTCCAAATGTTGAAGCTGAGTGCCAGCTACTAG GAGAACAGCAAAATAATGGACTGATAATGACCCAACAAGGGAACCTTCAGTGCAAAAAGATCATCCATGTTTCAGCAACAAGTAATCTTGCAACAATCCAAAAACGAGTTAAGCAAGCATTAAAAATGTCTGTGAAGCAGGGGTTCACCTCCATTGCCTTCCCTGCCTTTGGAACAG GTCAGGGTGGAGTTAATGCAGGCCATGTTGCAGACTGCATGATGGATGCTGTAGTTGACTTTTTGACACAGACTCCACAGTCTTCACTCAAAATGGTGCGCATTGTGATCTTCCAGGCCCCCATGTTGGTAGATTTTCATCAGAGTATGGTGAAAAGAGAAGCCACTGAAAAGCAGAAGAATGACAGTACCTGGTCAAAACTTACCT CATTTACCAAATCGTTGTTTATGGGCTCTAAGACCAAAGATACCAAGTCACCACAAGAGAAGGACTTTGTAATCGAGGACAAGGTGGTGACGCTGGTTTGCTTCTCCATCTGTGGACCTTCCAAAACCCACGTAGATGAAACCAAGCAGTTTCTTGAAAAGCAGATCTCAGAAGATCAGGCATTTCAGCACATCAGTGATTCAATGATCCACAAATTGtctgagaaagacagacaacGAATCCAGGAACTACAACGAACCATGGATGTTAGAGTGAAAGTTGAGCACAAGACTCAGGCGGCTACAGCAGCATATTCGGAGGAGGTCACACTTACAGTAGAGGGTCTCAGCAGGGATGTCCTGGTGGTTGTAGGTGAGATCAACACCATGCTGAAAACAACAAGAGAAGAAGTGACCTTGAAGAAGAGCATGGAATTAACAGCTGAGCTGGTAGACTGGCAATACCAACAGAGTGGCCAGTTCCATAGCTTCGACCTAGCTACAAACTTCCAACTAGAAAAAGCATTTTCTCTGAAGTCAAGTAAACAAGTGGACATCACTtttcaaaaagaagtgtacaaAGTCAGTATGCCAGAGGGTCCTGCTGTGAGGGCTAGTGGTGGTAACCAGATGGAAATCAGGCGTGTTGACAAAACCAGAg ACACTGAGAACTTCCCAAAGGAATGGGTCGTCATGGCATCTAATGAGCCACACAAAATTTGTCCACTGCAAATTAGCAGCAAAGAGTACAATGATGTCCTGGGCCACTTTAGAAAAACATGTAATAACAATGTTCTTAAG ATTGAACGGATACAGAATCCTCGCATGTGGAAGAACTACCAAAATAACAAGCAACATATGGAACTAATGAATGGCCATCAGAACAATGAGAAGATGCTGTTTCATGGAACCAGAGAAGAGTCAATAAGCCACATAAATCAAAATGGCTTCAACCGGAGCTATGCAGGGAAAAATG CTGCAGCCTATGGAAAAGGCACCTACTTTGCACTTAATGCAAGCTACTCTTCCAGCCACACATATTCAGTACCAAATGCACAAGGACagaaacacatgtatttctgCAGAGTTCTCACTGGAGACTATACACCTGGAAACTCAACAATGATTGATCCGCCTCCCAAAACCGCTAATGGCACAGATCTCTATGACACTGTGGTGGATAACACATCTCATCCAACCATCTTTGTGGTGTTCCGTGATTACCATGCATATCCTGaatatttaattacttttacCTGA
- the parp14rs1 gene encoding poly(ADP-ribose) polymerase family member 14-related sequence 1 isoform X2: protein MDENFPFALIVEGKWDPRTPKLKNKLTIYFQSKKSNGGDCVVQYEVSDGQTATVCFKTEEVRQNVLEKQSHEIKLGKCFVSLSVYLPPTEAKPSQETKSLVNTGQTELSTKNETKEEEDIGPGEDSEESSHKSAVIKNIQNLKHEFLDMLVENVLRESPESKDVSIEVIPECDCAVVTFTNNKDAVRFIKSCPENSIFKKKNLEISPLEMTTKVQVEDLSDMNSDYIMLYFEKYGEIEGDVEMLEDNESAIITFKVHADVNKVLGKQHQIRKSPIRVFPYYESLGVALYGKERPTLKLPESLIENIDKSVWKYLQEHQKTLDLIMQDMQKHFCHLEFQDPAVRISPLPSILHQGVQTKKLVQMWREKASAEFTTAMSKYKSLEIKIEREAWAELEAEVHKLLSSEPVTLILHKAQGMMIIAGLVEDVRRTGDVAQNTVNRITQKIQRKKSSIEDEISMTRSIYELIMKDGLEYEICSFLPELKLGYNAPSQKLTLFGIKQDVLESKNKILQEVLGLNRRMIELHPSILQFLIMGDIEELTNELFSSKGIRTSLEIKNNQAFLVAKTEKSLKDSEDQLKAQLYHACIDMEDSSVLKMAEWQDLVDSLINTVNSSVMRMLIDTSDSQVVISGFAESVKFVQEQLSDYVLNNSLITTTLHADKIIVNFIKEHKKEDWSEIVKNNVNISFKDDTVSLSGPRFHVSECKLIFENLLSSVYCDIFKVDKPGAKKFFRNKELMIVETAKTKMGCVVKLVDEHELNQISSNITEKIRARTPHGVEIVVNKGDMCVYPVDAIVNAANEKLDLSGGLSKALSDAAGPQLQEECNQMIKIRKQLKPGEAVLTNAGQLPCRHVIHAVGPHYDSSNPQNAVTLLKNAVRRSLNLADREYCQSLAIPAISSGNLGFPLNLCADTIVSALKEFFELLNGDTCLKEIHLIDKNDKTIAALEAAVQNVYGGSSTRQGPAFRGNSRVPQQNPKPSTSSNQGSSQSVKTNEGLTITLATCNIQDTSFDVVVNSVSSDLALNHGAIAQAILAAAGPQIQTLLNQQATGPANNGAVFITSGCNLKNKLVFHAVAPHWNQGKGSAQTLEGIMDECLGQAEQQKQGSIVFPAIGTGNLGFPKALVASIMVESVLKFSKNRTSRHVQNVMFSIHPSDHQTIQAFTDEFNKKFNIQSSLASGSSKGPFSVVTSPKAGIYQTTMGGVVLQVLSGDITKETTDVIVNSSNDNFTLKSGVSKAILDGAGPNVEAECQLLGEQQNNGLIMTQQGNLQCKKIIHVSATSNLATIQKRVKQALKMSVKQGFTSIAFPAFGTGQGGVNAGHVADCMMDAVVDFLTQTPQSSLKMVRIVIFQAPMLVDFHQSMVKREATEKQKNDSTWSKLTSFTKSLFMGSKTKDTKSPQEKDFVIEDKVVTLVCFSICGPSKTHVDETKQFLEKQISEDQAFQHISDSMIHKLSEKDRQRIQELQRTMDVRVKVEHKTQAATAAYSEEVTLTVEGLSRDVLVVVGEINTMLKTTREEVTLKKSMELTAELVDWQYQQSGQFHSFDLATNFQLEKAFSLKSSKQVDITFQKEVYKVSMPEGPAVRASGGNQMEIRRVDKTRDTENFPKEWVVMASNEPHKICPLQISSKEYNDVLGHFRKTCNNNVLKIERIQNPRMWKNYQNNKQHMELMNGHQNNEKMLFHGTREESISHINQNGFNRSYAGKNAAAYGKGTYFALNASYSSSHTYSVPNAQGQKHMYFCRVLTGDYTPGNSTMIDPPPKTANGTDLYDTVVDNTSHPTIFVVFRDYHAYPEYLITFT, encoded by the exons ATGGACGAAAATTTTCCCTTTGCCCTGATCGTGGAGGGAAAATGGGACCCCAGGACCCCCAAGCTGAAAAACAAGCTCACTATTTATTTCCAGAGCAAAAAGTCTAATGGAGGAGACTGTGTGGTACAGTACGAGGTTTCTGACGGCCAGACAGCGACGGTGTGCTTCAAAACGGAAGAAG TGAGACAGAATGTTCTTGAGAAGCAAAGCCATGAAATAAAGCTGGGTAAATGCTTTGTGAGCCTCAGTGTTTATCTTCCTCCGACTGAGGCCAAACCAAGTCAG GAAACAAAGTCTTTGGTTAACACAGGTCAAACAG AATTGTCTACCAAAAATGAAACTAAAGAAGAAGAGGACATTGGGCCGGGTGAAGACAGTGAGGAGTCATCTCACAAATCAGCTGTGATCAAAAACATCCAGAACCTGAAACATGAGTTCCTGGATATGCTGGTAGAGAACGTTCTCAGGGAAAGCCCTGAGTCAAAAGACGTCAGCATAGAAGTCATTCCTGAGTGTGATTGTGCTGTGGTTACTTTTACTAACAACAAAG ATGCAGTACGCTTCATTAAATCTTGCCCAGAGAACTCAATTTTCAAGAAGAAGAATCTGGAAATCAGTCCTCTTGAGATGACTACAAAGGTGCAAGTAGAAGATTTATCAGACATGAACTCTGACTATATCATGCTTTATTTTGAAAAGTATGGTGAAATAGAGGGCGACGTGGAAATGCTTGAAGATAACGAATCGGCTATAATCACTTTTAAAGTTCACGCAG ATGTAAACAAGGTTCTTggaaaacaacatcagattagAAAAAGCCCCATCAGAGTATTTCCATACTACGAATCACTGGGAGTTGCCCTCTATGGTAAAGAGAGACCCACTTTGAAACTCCCAGAATCTTTGATAGAAAATATTGATAAATCTGTCTGGAAATATCTTCAAGAACACCAGAAAACATTGGATCTAATCATGCAAGATATGCAGAAGCATTTCTGCCACTTGGAGTTTCAAGACCCAGCTGTAAGAATCAGTCCTCTACCTTCCATCCTTCATCAAGGTGTACAGACAAAGAAACTTGTCCAGATGTGGAGGGAGAAGGCATCTGCTGAGTTCACTACTGCAATGTCCAAATATAAGTCACTAGAAATCAAGATTGAGAGAGAAGCATGGGCTGAACTAGAAGCAGAAGTCCACAAGCTGTTGTCATCTGAACCTGTAACCTTGATCCTTCACAAAGCTCAAGGAATGATGATCATCGCAGGCCTTGTGGAAGATGTACGCAGAACTGGGGATGTGGCACAGAATACTGTTAACAGGATTACACAAAAAATCCAAAGAAAGAAGAGCAGCATTGAAGATGAGATCTCCATGACTCGATCTATTTATGAGCTCATCATGAAAGATGGTTTGGAGTACGAAATCTGCAGCTTCCTTCCAGAACTGAAGCTGGGTTACAATGCTCCCAGTCAAAAGTTAACTCTTTTTGGGATAAAACAAGACGTTTTGGAGTCAAAGAATAAGATTTTGCAAGAGGTTCTTGGCCTAAATCGGAGAATGATAGAACTCCACCCATCTATTCTGCAGTTTCTGATTATGGGAGACATAGAAGAACTGACCAATGAACTTTTCTCATCCAAGGGAATCCGTACATCATTGGAGATTAAGAACAACCAGGCATTTCTTGTTGCTAAAACAGAGAAGTCCTTGAAAGATAGTGAAGATCAGTTGAAAGCACAATTATATCATGCATGCATTGATATGGAAGATAGCAGTGTGCTCAAGATGGCAGAATGGCAAGATCTTGTTGACAGCTTAATTAACACAGTGAATTCATCAGTTATGAGGATGCTAATAGACACATCAGATAGCCAAGTTGTGATTTCTGGATTTGCTGAATCAGTGAAGTTTGTTCAGGAACAGCTGTCTGATTATGTGCTGAACAATTCTCTCATTACCACAACCCTGCACGCCGATAAGATTATTGTAAATTTTATAAAGGAGCACAAAAAGGAAGATTGGAGTGAAATTGTGAAAAACAATGTAAACATTAGCTTTAAGGATGATACCGTCTCTCTGAGTGGTCCAAGGTTTCATGTCTCTGAGTGTAAACTTATCTTTGAGAATCTACTTTCGTCTGTTTACTGCGACATCTTTAAAGTAGATAAGCCTGGTGCCAAGAAGTTTTTTAGGAATAAGGAATTGATGATTGTTGAAACAGCTAAGACCAAAATGGGGTGTGTTGTCAAGTTGGTAGATGAACATGAGCTGAACCAGATTTCTTCTAACATCACAGAAAAAATAAGAGCTCGTACTCCTCATGGAGTGGAGATTGTAGTCAACAAAGGTGACATGTGCGTCTATCCTGTAGATGCTATAGTGAATGCAGCCAATGAAAAGCTTGACCTCAGTGGAGGTCTATCAAAAGCACTTTCTGATGCTGCAGGACCGCAACTGCAGGAAGAATGTAATCAGATGATTAAAATCCGGAAACAGTTGAAGCCAGGTGAGGCTGTCCTTACTAATGCTGGACAATTGCCTTGCAGGCATGTAATTCATGCAGTAGGACCACACTATGATAGTTCTAACCCTCAGAATGCAGTTACCCTTTTGAAAAATGCTGTAAGAAGGAGTCTGAATCTTGCTGACAGAGAGTATTGCCAGTCATTAGCAATACCAGCCATTAGTTCAGGCAACCTTGGATTCCCACTAAACCTTTGTGCAGACACCATTGTTTCAGCACTGAAAGAATTCTTTGAGCTACTAAATGGAGACACGTGTTTAAAGGAGATCCATCTGATTGACAAAAATGATAAAACCATTGCGGCTTTAGAAGCTGCAGTGCAGAATGTGTATGGGGGCAGTTCCACAAGACAGGGCCCAGCATTCAGGGGTAATTCGAGAGTCCCACAGCAAAACCCCAAACCGTCAACCTCGTCAAACCAAGGATCATCCCAGAGTGTTAAGACGAATGAAGGGTTGACTATTACTCTTGCAACGTGCAACATTCAGGACACTTCG TTCGATGTGGTTGTGAACTCTGTATCATCTGACCTGGCCCTTAACCATGGAGCTATTGCACAAGCCATTCTTGCTGCAGCAGGGCCCCAGATTCAGACACTTCTTAACCAGCAGGCTACAGGACCTGCAAACAATGGAGCAGTCTTCATCACTAGTGGTTGCAATCTAAAAAACAAATTGGTGTTTCATGCTGTTGCCCCACACTGGAACCAGGGAAAAGGATCAGCACAGACG TTGGAAGGCATCATGGATGAATGCTTAGGTCAGGCAGAACAACAGAAGCAGGGGTCTATTGTGTTCCCTGCTATTGGAACAGGGAACTTGGGATTTCCAAAGGCGTTGGTGGCTTCCATTATGGTGGAATCAGTTCTTAAGTTTAGCAAAAACAGGACTTCACGTCATGTACAAAACGTGATGTTTTCAATCCATCCCAGTGACCATCAAACCATCCAG GCTTTTACAGATGAATTCAACAAAAAGTTTAACATCCAGTCATCCTTAGCAAGTGGCTCCAGCAAAG GCCCGTTTTCAGTGGTCACCTCACCAAAGGCAGGGATTTATCAGACTACGATGGGAGGAGTTGTGCTTCAGGTTCTCAGTGGTGACATCACTAAGGAGACAACTGATGTCATTGTAAACTCAAGCAATGACAATTTCACACTAAAGTCAG GTGTCTCAAAGGCTATTTTAGATGGAGCAGGTCCAAATGTTGAAGCTGAGTGCCAGCTACTAG GAGAACAGCAAAATAATGGACTGATAATGACCCAACAAGGGAACCTTCAGTGCAAAAAGATCATCCATGTTTCAGCAACAAGTAATCTTGCAACAATCCAAAAACGAGTTAAGCAAGCATTAAAAATGTCTGTGAAGCAGGGGTTCACCTCCATTGCCTTCCCTGCCTTTGGAACAG GTCAGGGTGGAGTTAATGCAGGCCATGTTGCAGACTGCATGATGGATGCTGTAGTTGACTTTTTGACACAGACTCCACAGTCTTCACTCAAAATGGTGCGCATTGTGATCTTCCAGGCCCCCATGTTGGTAGATTTTCATCAGAGTATGGTGAAAAGAGAAGCCACTGAAAAGCAGAAGAATGACAGTACCTGGTCAAAACTTACCT CATTTACCAAATCGTTGTTTATGGGCTCTAAGACCAAAGATACCAAGTCACCACAAGAGAAGGACTTTGTAATCGAGGACAAGGTGGTGACGCTGGTTTGCTTCTCCATCTGTGGACCTTCCAAAACCCACGTAGATGAAACCAAGCAGTTTCTTGAAAAGCAGATCTCAGAAGATCAGGCATTTCAGCACATCAGTGATTCAATGATCCACAAATTGtctgagaaagacagacaacGAATCCAGGAACTACAACGAACCATGGATGTTAGAGTGAAAGTTGAGCACAAGACTCAGGCGGCTACAGCAGCATATTCGGAGGAGGTCACACTTACAGTAGAGGGTCTCAGCAGGGATGTCCTGGTGGTTGTAGGTGAGATCAACACCATGCTGAAAACAACAAGAGAAGAAGTGACCTTGAAGAAGAGCATGGAATTAACAGCTGAGCTGGTAGACTGGCAATACCAACAGAGTGGCCAGTTCCATAGCTTCGACCTAGCTACAAACTTCCAACTAGAAAAAGCATTTTCTCTGAAGTCAAGTAAACAAGTGGACATCACTtttcaaaaagaagtgtacaaAGTCAGTATGCCAGAGGGTCCTGCTGTGAGGGCTAGTGGTGGTAACCAGATGGAAATCAGGCGTGTTGACAAAACCAGAg ACACTGAGAACTTCCCAAAGGAATGGGTCGTCATGGCATCTAATGAGCCACACAAAATTTGTCCACTGCAAATTAGCAGCAAAGAGTACAATGATGTCCTGGGCCACTTTAGAAAAACATGTAATAACAATGTTCTTAAG ATTGAACGGATACAGAATCCTCGCATGTGGAAGAACTACCAAAATAACAAGCAACATATGGAACTAATGAATGGCCATCAGAACAATGAGAAGATGCTGTTTCATGGAACCAGAGAAGAGTCAATAAGCCACATAAATCAAAATGGCTTCAACCGGAGCTATGCAGGGAAAAATG CTGCAGCCTATGGAAAAGGCACCTACTTTGCACTTAATGCAAGCTACTCTTCCAGCCACACATATTCAGTACCAAATGCACAAGGACagaaacacatgtatttctgCAGAGTTCTCACTGGAGACTATACACCTGGAAACTCAACAATGATTGATCCGCCTCCCAAAACCGCTAATGGCACAGATCTCTATGACACTGTGGTGGATAACACATCTCATCCAACCATCTTTGTGGTGTTCCGTGATTACCATGCATATCCTGaatatttaattacttttacCTGA